Proteins from a single region of Argopecten irradians isolate NY chromosome 7, Ai_NY, whole genome shotgun sequence:
- the LOC138328518 gene encoding uncharacterized protein, whose product MTSLYIVMFAMYTTIARVGSSSCTSPIHLQADSNPQTLVSLDTTRNMTGPFRCSWLIKASNTSHLIEIQMLNVYLSPISSCQMDNVILTKGIDDETIRVWCKDYMSSGIITTSSNTVYIHLTTTSDDVTGLIFILNFWSTMSQTVSGPVRLGPANYLLISLSILVGAVLLVGVIYLFYREYTTIMQRKEQTFKKKLRVRRQGISGASGLVNTQFQMEDTSSEKETTLSYLTVSPSPDCSV is encoded by the exons ATGACATCTCTTTATATAGTCATGTTCGCTATGTATACGACCATTGCTAGAG TAGGAAGTTCGAGTTGTACGTCACCGATACACCTACAGGCAGATTCGAACCCACAGACCCTGGTGTCACTGGACACGACGCGAAATATGACAGG ACCATTTCGATGCTCCTGGCTGATTAAGGCGTCCAATACGAGCCACCTGATAGAGATACAGATGCTGAATGTCTACCTGTCACCAATATCGTCCTGCCAAATGGATAACGTCATCCTCACAAAAG GGATCGATGAT GAGACCATTCGCGTCTGGTGTAAAGACTACATGTCAAGTGGTATAATTACCACCAGCagtaatacagtatatattcaCCTCACAACGACTTCCGATGACGTCACAGGGCTCATCTTTATTCTTAATTTCTGGTCTACTATGA GTCAAACCGTATCCGGACCAGTACGTCTAGGGCCGGCTAACTACCTACTCATATCCTTGAGTATCCTCGTGGGAGCCGTTCTCCTTGTCGGCGTTATCTACCTTTTCTATAGGGAATACACAACAATTATGCAGCGGAAGGAGCAGACGTTCAAAAAGAAGCTCCGCGTCAGGCGTCAAGGCATCAGTGGAGCCAGTGGACTGGTAAATACGCAGTTTCAGATGGAGGACACGAGTAGTGAAAAGGAAACGACTTTGTCTTATCTCACAGTTTCTCCTAGCCCGGACTGCAGTGTTTGA